The genomic DNA GCCGAACGCGCCGGATTCGCATGCGGCCTCGACGTAGCGATCAGCCAGGATTTCGGCCGAGCGCATTCCTGGGGTAGCTCGAGCGCGTGCCCGCCGCGGCGGGCGCCAGCCCCGGGCGGGGGCTCATGGGATGGCGAACGTTGATTGGACGTTGCCGTCGGCGTCTCGCAGGGTCATGATCTTGCCGGAAACCAGCACGGGCTCCGTCATCCCCCAATACAGATCGATCACGGTGTCGGTTCCCGGGCGCGTATTCACACTGACCGCGCCATTGTGGAGCGTGAAACCGGGAAAGACGTACACATGGTTGCGGCCATCATCTAGGGTCCACCCTGCCATGCGCGCCACCCCGCCGGTGTTCAGCAGGCGGATCGCTTCGTCGTCCAAGTTGCCCGCGCCGTCCACGCCGCGGATCTCGACCCGCGGCGCCTGCGAGTCAGACAGCGGCGTCACCGTCGGCAGCGCCGTCACCTGCGGCTCAGGGGTGTCGGTCGGGGCACGGCCGCTCTTGGGTGTCG from Anaerolineales bacterium includes the following:
- a CDS encoding LysM peptidoglycan-binding domain-containing protein; the encoded protein is MRRATWRQYWGFLALNVVVSAATTLLILSLWGRPRPASTTTVLPTLAVAQRLASVVPTPSETLAPTPTPITYIVQSGDTLMTIAQTLGVSGDVLMKLNKLGNPDDLDVGQVLIVPTPKSGRAPTDTPEPQVTALPTVTPLSDSQAPRVEIRGVDGAGNLDDEAIRLLNTGGVARMAGWTLDDGRNHVYVFPGFTLHNGAVSVNTRPGTDTVIDLYWGMTEPVLVSGKIMTLRDADGNVQSTFAIP